From the genome of Impatiens glandulifera chromosome 9, dImpGla2.1, whole genome shotgun sequence, one region includes:
- the LOC124914295 gene encoding succinate dehydrogenase assembly factor 1, mitochondrial, translating into MATAGRPKLSGMQKQVLSLYRGFLRATRSKSSEDRRRIESIVSQEFRRNSQVDRKNFIYIEYLLRLGNKQLDQLKSRDTVSLSSINVDLSSQPDKP; encoded by the coding sequence ATGGCGACCGCAGGAAGACCGAAGCTGTCCGGAATGCAGAAACAAGTTCTTAGTCTCTACCGAGGGTTTCTTCGAGCAACAAGGTCCAAGTCAAGCGAAGATCGTCGCCGGATTGAGTCAATCGTATCGCAAGAGTTCAGACGCAATTCCCAAGTTGACCGTAAGAATTTCATATACATTGAGTATTTACTTCGTCTCGGCAATAAACAGCTTGATCAGCTAAAGAGCCGTGACACTGTTTCGTTGTCATCCATTAATGTCGATCTATCATCACAACCTGACAAGCCGTGA
- the LOC124914294 gene encoding sulfite exporter TauE/SafE family protein 3-like produces MALVELFNKSRVNWISAAWMIICCLLFAVMNVGNADRLLGKRDETGEGFTKKLLHFLWQSGKSSYEPVWPEMEFEWRLVLGSVVGFFGAALGSVGGVGGGGIFVPMLTLIIGFDPKSSTAISKCMIMGAAGSTVYYNLRLRHPTLDMPLIDYDLALLFQPMLMLGISIGVAFNIMFADWMVTVLLIILFLSTSTRALFRGIDTWKNETLLKEEAKLYESQVKPSAAAEDGSSDQGGEYRPLLVSVSNNSKEEEVSLLKNIHWKELSLLVYVWLGFLLVQIVKTYTEPCSVAYWILNALQVPIAASVTIYEAVSLYKGSKVIASKGKELNTTTWKPHLLFLYCCCGIVAGMVGGLLGLGGGFILGPLFLELGIPPQVASATSTFAMAFSSSMSVVQYYMLNRFPIPYAAYFVLVATIAAFTGQHVVRKIILLLGRASIIVFILALTIFISAISLGGVGIVNMVEKLANEEYMGFETMCYQS; encoded by the exons ATGGCTCTAGTTGAGTTGTTCAACAAAAGTAGAGTCAATTGGATATCAGCAGCATGGATGATCATCTGCTGTCTTCTGTTTGCTGTTATGAATGTGGGAAATGCAGACAGACTGCTCGGAAAGAGAGATGAAACGGGAGAGGGATTCACGAAGAAGCTGCTGCATTTCTTATGGCAGAGCGGGAAATCTTCTTACGAACCTGTCTGGCCT GAAATGGAGTTTGAGTGGAGGCTGGTGTTGGGATCTGTGGTTGGATTCTTTGGTGCAGCTCTAGGGAGTGTTGGTGGGGTTGGAGGAGGTGGAATCTTTGTTCCCATGCTTACTCTCATCATTGGATTTGATCCTAAATCCTCTACTGCCATTTCCAAAT GTATGATAATGGGTGCAGCAGGATCTACAGTTTACTACAATTTGAGACTAAGACACCCAACATTGGACATGCCATTAATAGACTATGATCTAGCTTTACTCTTTCAGCCAATGCTCATGCTTGGAATCAGCATCGGCGTTGCCTTCAATATCATGTTCGCTGATTGGATGGTCACTGTACTTCTTATCATCCTCTTCTTAAGTACCTCCACTAGAGCATTATTCAGAGGGATAGATACCTGGAAGAACGAGACACTCTTGAAG GAAGAAGCAAAGCTGTATGAATCACAAGTAAAACCATCTGCTGCTGCAGAAGATGGTTCTTCTGATCAGGGAGGGGAATACAGACCATTACTTGTCAGTGTCTCGAATAACTCAAAAGAAGAAgag GTTTCACTCCTTAAGAATATTCACTGGAAAGAGTTGTCATTGTTGGTATATGTTTGGCTAGGATTCCTTCTAGTTCAGATAGTCAag ACATATACCGAACCGTGTTCAGTTGCCTATTGGATCCTAAACGCCTTGCAG GTGCCTATAGCTGCATCTGTGACAATATATGAAGCTGTAAGCTTATACAAAGGAAGTAAAGTGATTGCATCAAAGGGAAAAGAACTGAACACAACAACTTGGAAACCACATCTACTTTTTCTTTACTGTTGCTGTGGGATTGTAGCTGGCATGGTTGGTGGTTTGCTCGGGTTAGGCGGCGGTTTCATATTGGGTCCCCTTTTCTTAGAGCTCGGTATTCCCCCTCag GTTGCAAGTGCAACATCAACTTTTGCAATGGCCTTCTCATCTTCTATGTCAGTTGTACAATATTACATGCTCAACCGTTTCCCAATTCCATATG CTGCTTATTTTGTTCTAGTGGCTACAATTGCGGCATTCACAGGTCAACATGTAGTGAGAAAGATTATCCTTCTACTTGGAAGAGCATCGATTATCGTCTTTATACTAGCTTTAACAATCTTCATCAGTGCAATATCTTTGg GTGGGGTGGGGATAGTGAACATGGTTGAGAAGTTGGCAAATGAAGAATACATGGGTTTTGAGACAATGTGCTACCAATCCTAG